The DNA segment AATCAAATTCTTCAAACGATGCAGAACTCCCTATTGCTTGGTGTGTACGTAATTGCTTCAACAACACTGATCGCCCTACCACTTGCGATTATTCGTACAAAAACATCTCTTGCACGTCACAACTGGCTTGATCTTGTGTTTGTCATTCCGTTTATGACCCCTCCTTACATCGGGTCTATGGGATGGATTTTATTTATGCAGAACAATGGCTACTATGAGCAATTATTTGGCGGCAAGTTCCCTTTTACCTTCTTTCATGTTGCAGGAATGGTCTTTGTGATGAGCATGCACCTCTATCCATTCTTGTATCTAATGTTAAAAAATGCTCTCCTCAGAATGAATGGATCCTTTCTAGATGCAACCTTAATCTATGGGCGTAATCCTGTTTGGAACTGGTTTCGTGTGGTCATGCCACTACTCATTTCAAGCTACGTAATGGCGAGTCTCCTTGTTTTTATTAAGACATTAGGAGAGTTCGGTACACCAGCTACATTTGGTAAACGAATTGGGTACGACGTGCTTACAACAGATATTCATGCCTATCTATCTCGCTGGCCGATTAATATCTCAGCGGCTACCAGCCTATCACTCATTCTATTAAGTGTATGTATGGTCATTTGGTATCTTCAGAATGTGATTAGTAGAAAGTATTCGTTTGGGATTCACTCGGGGAAATCAGGCAGTAGCGCCAAACCAAAAGACACAGGTCTTGTTCGATTGATCTCAAGTGGCTATGTTCTAATTATCCTAGGTCTTTCCATTGGAATTCCTTACTTTTCTATCATCGTGACCTCCCTATTAAATATTCGCGGAGATGGTCTCAGCTTCAGCAATCTGACGTTCACTCATTATGCAGACTTATTTACCATTGGCTCCTCGAGCTTTAAAGCACTGATGAACAGTATAAATTTTGCCTTTATCGCTGCTACGGTTGCAGCCGTTATTGGCTTTTGTGCCGCGCTTATTATTCGTGAGGGGCAAAAGAAATCACAGCAGGTGCTAGATTTTA comes from the Alkalihalobacillus sp. FSL W8-0930 genome and includes:
- a CDS encoding iron ABC transporter permease, which translates into the protein MIIQKHAPYTILLIIVSLLAVAPLFSVLIYTFVDEGSLSFESMQYVLSSNQILQTMQNSLLLGVYVIASTTLIALPLAIIRTKTSLARHNWLDLVFVIPFMTPPYIGSMGWILFMQNNGYYEQLFGGKFPFTFFHVAGMVFVMSMHLYPFLYLMLKNALLRMNGSFLDATLIYGRNPVWNWFRVVMPLLISSYVMASLLVFIKTLGEFGTPATFGKRIGYDVLTTDIHAYLSRWPINISAATSLSLILLSVCMVIWYLQNVISRKYSFGIHSGKSGSSAKPKDTGLVRLISSGYVLIILGLSIGIPYFSIIVTSLLNIRGDGLSFSNLTFTHYADLFTIGSSSFKALMNSINFAFIAATVAAVIGFCAALIIREGQKKSQQVLDFTSILSNIVPGIVFVVGLILFWNTPWFPSTIYNTTWMPIVTYIVLFLPYSVQYTKFALSQLHSSIHQSNAVFAHNEWLVLIRVWLPLLGQGILAGWVMTFIISMRELVGSLLILPPSVETSATFIYSQFEQGDVSKGMAMAVVTVLLTILCIFVVESLQRKALRTKS